AAAAGCAACCTACCGACAAAATGGCAAGTTGCTTTCTCATGTTACATAGAACCTTTGAAAATGTTGCGGTTTTTATAGAAGTAATCCCAACCGGACCAGACTGTGAAGAAAGCACAGACGTATAGGAAGATAAGGTCTACTCGAATACCGGACCATTCAAACGGCCAGTTGTGCAATAATAATAATGGAATAGCGATCATTTGCGTGAAGGTCTTGATTTTACCAAGTTGTCCAGCTGCCATTACTTCGCCGCCTTCTACAAGGAGCAAACGCAAACCTGTAACCGCGAACTCACGACTGATGATAATGATGATAACCCAAGCTGGCGCGATATGTTGTTCGACTAAAATGATAAATGCCGCTGCTACCAATAGTTTATCTGCTAGCGGATCGGCAAACTTCCCGAAATTGGTAATTAAATTATGCTTTCGTGCTAAATGTCCGTCAAACCAATCGGTGAGTGCTGCAACAATAAAAATGATCGCTGCGATAATATTCGAAACTGGAATTGTCGAGTCAAGCCATGTAACTGAACCAAGGCCGAGTGGTGCCACACACAAAACGACAAAAATCGGAATTAAGATGATGCGGGCTACCGTTATTTTATTTGGTAAATTCATTTGTTCCATCCCTTCTTTTTTGAAAAAATATGTAATGCAGCGTGGCGATAAACGTCTTTCTATTTATCGCCACGCTGTATTTAAAACTATTTATTGTGCGCTACTATCAGAATCTGTACTAGTATCTGTACTCTCGGCAAGGTCGATCGTTAGCTTTTGAGTAATCGATTCTTTAGACAGTTCTGCTGCTTGATCATTGATTTTCATTGTAACAGGAGTTGCATTTCCAAGCGTTACTTTTGCAGATTTACTATTTGCTAAATCGAACGTTTGTGTTTCTCCGTCAGCAATAATGCCTCCAAAAATACTAGAGCCTGCGTCATCTGTTACTTGGATCCAACTTTCGCCACCAGATAGGGTGAACGTTAATGAAAGTTTTGTCGCATTGGTTACAGTATATGTTGTCGCATTGCCAGATGTTTCGGCTTTGACCTCTGTTTTCTTTGGTGTTTCTTCTTTTTTAGTGGTTGTGTCTTCTTTCTTTGTGTCTTTCTTCGTTGTTGTATCTTTTTTCGTGTCAGAACCACTTGTTGTAGAGTCATCCACTTTCACTGTCGCATCACCATTGCTCGTGTTCTTCACTTCATCACCTGTACCGCCGCTATAGATGGCGAAATACCAGATAACAAAGCCGATAACGACGATGAATAAGGCGATGAGGATCTTTGGAACTAACCCAAATACCGAGTGCGTCGTGTGTGGATTATCATTGCCTGGTTGGCTTGCTGCGAGCGGGGCACGTCGTTGTTGCGCACGTGTTATTTGCTCGTTTACAACCGTTTCTTGGCTTGTAGCAGGAACTTCATTCTCAAATTCTTGGAAAAGTTCTTCACTGTTTAAATCGACAGCTTCTGCATACTGCTTAATAAAAGCGCGCGCGTAGAATTTACCGGGCATCACAGCGTAGTTACCTTCTTCAATAGCAACTAGATAGCGTTTTTGAATCTTTGTTATTTGTTGTAGATCATCAAGACTGAGACCTTTTGTTCGCCTTGCATTTTTCAGTTTCTCACCTAGTTCGGTCAATATAAACACCTACCATTACATAAAATCTTTTCTTACCTCATAAACCAGCCACCGTTTAGACGCATCGTTTGTCCAGTGATATAACTTGCGCGATCGCTTGCTAAAAAAACAACCACGTCCCCAACTTCACTCGGTTTTGCAAATCGGTGCATTGGAATGTCCGCTAAAATCGCTGTCTTTTCTTCTTCGTCAAAAAGGTGATTCATTTTTGTATCTACCATTCCTGGAGATACTACGTTGACGGTCGTTCCTGATAAGGCTATTTCTTGCGCTAGTGCTTTACAAAAAGCAATTTGCGCTCCCTTCACAGCCGAATAAGCCACTTCCATCGCAGCCCCAACTTCTCCCCAGATAGAACTAATAAAAATAATTCTTCCAGACTCACTCTGTTGCAATTTCGGAATCCATTTCTGCAATAACTGCATTGGAAAATGAACATGGATATCCCATAAGTTCTTTAATTCCTGATCAGGCGTATCTTGAAATAAGCCATAATAGCTATTTCCAGCCGCATGTACAAATACATCTAATTGAAAAATCGATTCTTGCAATCGGGTAATCATGTCAGAATTAGTAAAATCAGCTTGTATCGGGATAACATCTACATGAAAAGAAAGCAATTCCTCTCGTAATAGCTGTATTGCCTGTTCGTTACGATAATAATGTAAATATAGGTGAAATCCTTCTTTTGCAAGCGCAATCGCGATCTCTCTTCCTATATCTCCACTCGCTCCAGTAACTAGCGCGTATTTCGTATCCTTATCCAAAGACGGCAAGTCCCTTCTATCCATTTCTTTCATCATAGCATGACTCGGCGCCAAATGCCATTTATTATTATAAAATTAGTAAAAATTTTTAAATCTGCACCTAATCACTCTGGTACAATTTGGAATGTTGTAACGCGATCCTCTAAATAAATACGTTTTAGAAACGCTTCTACATCGGCTACAGTCACGGATTCAATCGCTGGTAAGATATCAAAAAGAGAAGCATCTTCAAAAATATACTGTGAAAACTGATTAGCAATGAATTCTGGTGAATTGAGCGAGCGGAGGAACTGCCCCATTTTTTTACGCTTGATAAGCTCTAAATCTGCTTCCTTAAATCCTGTCACGAGCGCATTTTCTAATGTTTCTTTGATTTTTCTTTCTTGTAAATCAGGATCTTTTGCGTCTCCACCGATCAGAACGAAAGAGAAGCTATCTTGTAAACTATAATCAAAGCCGAATGAGTCATCGATAACGCCTTGATCGTAGAGTTCTAAATACGCATCGGAGGTCGTTCCGAACAGTAATTCCAACATAATATCAGCGGTCATTTCATGTTTTACAGCATCTATACCTCGGAGTAAGCCAATATCCTCTTTAATTGCTACCAAGTTTTTCGCAATCTGTACAGGAAATTTCAATGTTTTCTTTGGTACGGCAACGGATTTAGGTTCCTCTGGGAAATGACGTTTTACTGGTTTTGCAGGTGCAAATGTTTTCTTGGCTTGGTTATCGCGAACTTGATTGATCGCTTGTTTTGGATCGACATTTCCAACAATGAAAAGCACCATGTTGCTTGGGTGATAGAACGTATTATAGCATAGGTACAATAGATCTTTATCAATATCCGCAATGGATTCCACGGTACCTGCGATATCAATTTTCACTGGGTGATGATGGTACATATTTTCGATAGCTCCGAAATACACGCGGAAATCAGCGTCATCATCATACATTTGAATTTCCTGCCCAATAATGCCCTTTTCTTTTTCCACGGTTTCTTCTGTGAAATAAGGTTCTTGAACAAAATCGACGAGTGTTTCCAGGTTCTCTTCTACATTAGATGTGCTGGAAAATAAATAGGCTGTGCGAGTGAAAGAGGTGAAGGCATTTGTGAAGGCCCCTTTTTCACCAAATTTGAAAAATACATCGCCATCTTCTTTTTCAAATAATTTATGCTCTAAGAAATGCGCGATTCCATCAGGTACACGCGTATAGGAATCTTCGCCGAGCGGCACAAACTCGTTATCTATGGAGCCGTAATTCGTTGTGAAGATAGCAAATGTTTTACTAAACCCGTGTTTTGGCAGGACATATACTTGCAAACCGTTCTCTAGTTTTTCATAGTAAACAGCTTCTTTTAATTGGTCATAGCTTTGTTTATTCATTAGGATTCAGCTCCTTTGCTTAGGAAATAGATAGTGTCGAGTTCAAGTGATTGCACGGCAGCGACTACTTCTTCTTTTGTCACTTCGGAAATGCGTTTTAGCCAATTAGGTAGATCTAGGTTCGCTTTTTTCAATGTATTATTGTAAGTTAGCTCGATCAAACCTTGTGCTTGGTCGTTTGCTTCCAAAAGTTGATTCGTTAGCATTGCTTTGGTTTGTGATAGCTCATCTTCTGTGAAATCCCCTGTTTGCATTGCGGTTACTTGTTCTTTAATAATCGCAAGCGCTTGATCGTAATTTTTTTCATCGATACCAGCGGAGATAATCATGAAACCGTGAAATGAATCGATGCGGCTATTGGCGTAATAGGCCAGGCTTGCTTTTTCGCGCACGTTAATAAAGATTTTCGAGTTCGCAAAACCGCCAAGTAAGCCATTCGCAACTTGTAATGGCACGTATGCTTCTTCGCCAAATAAAATATTAGTTCTGTATCCAAGTACGAGCTTACCTTGATTGATGGACTGCGTTTCTTTCACTGTATTTACCTTTTTTGGGTGAACTGGCGGGATAATATCTAGATCTCGATATTCCCGATCTACAAACGGAAGTGCCTTCACAAGTGGGAGTACGTCCTCTTTTTTAACGTCGCCGCATATGAATAAATCGATCGTATCTTCCACTAAAAACTGTTGATAGTACTCATAGAGATCGGTAGCGCTAATAGTTGGAATGTCTTTTAGAACACCAAAAGCGCCATATTTATAATTCTCATCAGCAAACATAATTTCTGTTAAACGCTTGTTTGCGTAACGGATTTTGTCATCATATACACTTTCTAGACGCTGTTCTAAATTTTCTTTTTCACGAGCAACGGTTGTTTCATTAAAACTACCATTTTCCGCGTTCGGATTGAAAAGAATTTCTTGAATTAGTTCGAATGCTTGTTTAAGTAACGTATCGCCTTCTGGGACAAATTGACCGTCCACCATGTCTAGGACTGCCGTTATGATATGTTCGTTTCCTTTTTTATCAACAGACGTATAAAAGTTCGCACCGTATAAGCTCGCTAGTTCTTTTCGAAAAGCTGTTTGTGTTGGGTATTTCTTTGTATTGGTCTCGATTAAAGCGGCGATTAACGACCGTTTAGTAGAGGTTTCGCGCGTTAGTGGCGCTCTGAATTTAAAAACGATTTTATTGGATTTATATTTGTCAGAAGGAATAAGCGTTAACTGAATCGCTCCAACTTGTTCTTTATATTCCTGTTTTTGAGTGGTCATGAAAAATCCCTCCTTATTTGGCTTAGCACTACTCATTGTACCTTATTCTGGTGGGGTAAACAATTAGAAAGATCATAACCCTGATAAATAGGCAAAAAGCGCTCGCATTCAGGGAGTTTGGCGGACTTTCGGTTTTCACATACACCAGTATGCTCTACTTTCCAGCTTCCATCAAACTCCTGAATACAAACGCTCTCGCTCGATTTGTATAAAGCAGAATTTGTCATCCTATCCGAAGAAAAGGGAGGGCGATCTTGCTTTATATCGAGTTTTGTCTCAGGTTATATTATTTACCTTTAATGTAATTTACGCCATCTGCTTTTGGTGCTTCGGACTTACCGATGAGACCAACAAGTGCAAAGATAGTTAGAACGTAAGGGGCAACTTGTAAGTACACGTCTGGAATGTCGCTGAAGAATGGTAGTTGTCCACTGATGATACTCAGACACTGTGCAAATCCGAAGAAAATTGCAGCACCCATTGCACCAAGTGGATTCCATTTACCAAAAATCATCGCGGCTAGGGCCATATAACCTTGCCCTGAGATCGTCGCATGACCGAAATCTAGTGTAAATGATTGGGCATAAACGGCTCCACCAAGTCCACCGAGGATACCAGAAATGATAACCCCTTGATATCTCATCCAGCGAACTTTAATTCCCATTGTATCCGCTGCGAGTGGATGTTCCCCAACCGAGCGAAGACGCAGGCCAAATCTTGTTTTATAGATGATAAACCAGGATGCGATCGCCACAACAATTGCGACGTAACTCATGACCGGGACATTTTTGAAGAAAATATCGCCAATCACCGGAATATCTTTCAAGAACGGAATATCTGGTTTTCCGAAGTAGTATTTAATTTGGTCTGTTTGTCCTTTGTCGTAAATAACTTTAACTAAGAACAAAGAAATACCAAGTGCTAAAAAGTTAATCGCGACACCACTAATAACGTGGTCGGCACGGAAGTTAATCGTCGCCACGGCATG
The sequence above is drawn from the Listeria weihenstephanensis genome and encodes:
- the pgsA gene encoding CDP-diacylglycerol--glycerol-3-phosphate 3-phosphatidyltransferase, whose amino-acid sequence is MNLPNKITVARIILIPIFVVLCVAPLGLGSVTWLDSTIPVSNIIAAIIFIVAALTDWFDGHLARKHNLITNFGKFADPLADKLLVAAAFIILVEQHIAPAWVIIIIISREFAVTGLRLLLVEGGEVMAAGQLGKIKTFTQMIAIPLLLLHNWPFEWSGIRVDLIFLYVCAFFTVWSGWDYFYKNRNIFKGSM
- a CDS encoding helix-turn-helix domain-containing protein; protein product: MTELGEKLKNARRTKGLSLDDLQQITKIQKRYLVAIEEGNYAVMPGKFYARAFIKQYAEAVDLNSEELFQEFENEVPATSQETVVNEQITRAQQRRAPLAASQPGNDNPHTTHSVFGLVPKILIALFIVVIGFVIWYFAIYSGGTGDEVKNTSNGDATVKVDDSTTSGSDTKKDTTTKKDTKKEDTTTKKEETPKKTEVKAETSGNATTYTVTNATKLSLTFTLSGGESWIQVTDDAGSSIFGGIIADGETQTFDLANSKSAKVTLGNATPVTMKINDQAAELSKESITQKLTIDLAESTDTSTDSDSSAQ
- the ymfI gene encoding elongation factor P 5-aminopentanone reductase; translation: MDKDTKYALVTGASGDIGREIAIALAKEGFHLYLHYYRNEQAIQLLREELLSFHVDVIPIQADFTNSDMITRLQESIFQLDVFVHAAGNSYYGLFQDTPDQELKNLWDIHVHFPMQLLQKWIPKLQQSESGRIIFISSIWGEVGAAMEVAYSAVKGAQIAFCKALAQEIALSGTTVNVVSPGMVDTKMNHLFDEEEKTAILADIPMHRFAKPSEVGDVVVFLASDRASYITGQTMRLNGGWFMR
- the yfmH gene encoding EF-P 5-aminopentanol modification-associated protein YfmH, which codes for MNKQSYDQLKEAVYYEKLENGLQVYVLPKHGFSKTFAIFTTNYGSIDNEFVPLGEDSYTRVPDGIAHFLEHKLFEKEDGDVFFKFGEKGAFTNAFTSFTRTAYLFSSTSNVEENLETLVDFVQEPYFTEETVEKEKGIIGQEIQMYDDDADFRVYFGAIENMYHHHPVKIDIAGTVESIADIDKDLLYLCYNTFYHPSNMVLFIVGNVDPKQAINQVRDNQAKKTFAPAKPVKRHFPEEPKSVAVPKKTLKFPVQIAKNLVAIKEDIGLLRGIDAVKHEMTADIMLELLFGTTSDAYLELYDQGVIDDSFGFDYSLQDSFSFVLIGGDAKDPDLQERKIKETLENALVTGFKEADLELIKRKKMGQFLRSLNSPEFIANQFSQYIFEDASLFDILPAIESVTVADVEAFLKRIYLEDRVTTFQIVPE
- the yfmF gene encoding EF-P 5-aminopentanol modification-associated protein YfmF, whose protein sequence is MTTQKQEYKEQVGAIQLTLIPSDKYKSNKIVFKFRAPLTRETSTKRSLIAALIETNTKKYPTQTAFRKELASLYGANFYTSVDKKGNEHIITAVLDMVDGQFVPEGDTLLKQAFELIQEILFNPNAENGSFNETTVAREKENLEQRLESVYDDKIRYANKRLTEIMFADENYKYGAFGVLKDIPTISATDLYEYYQQFLVEDTIDLFICGDVKKEDVLPLVKALPFVDREYRDLDIIPPVHPKKVNTVKETQSINQGKLVLGYRTNILFGEEAYVPLQVANGLLGGFANSKIFINVREKASLAYYANSRIDSFHGFMIISAGIDEKNYDQALAIIKEQVTAMQTGDFTEDELSQTKAMLTNQLLEANDQAQGLIELTYNNTLKKANLDLPNWLKRISEVTKEEVVAAVQSLELDTIYFLSKGAES
- a CDS encoding ABC transporter permease yields the protein MISTLAIIVSSTLLMAGPLIFTALGGVFSERGGVVNIGLEGMMIMGAFSSIVFNLTFADVFGNWTPWIALFAGMFVGGVFSLVHAVATINFRADHVISGVAINFLALGISLFLVKVIYDKGQTDQIKYYFGKPDIPFLKDIPVIGDIFFKNVPVMSYVAIVVAIASWFIIYKTRFGLRLRSVGEHPLAADTMGIKVRWMRYQGVIISGILGGLGGAVYAQSFTLDFGHATISGQGYMALAAMIFGKWNPLGAMGAAIFFGFAQCLSIISGQLPFFSDIPDVYLQVAPYVLTIFALVGLIGKSEAPKADGVNYIKGK